The following are encoded in a window of Aerococcus sanguinicola genomic DNA:
- a CDS encoding ABC transporter permease subunit (The N-terminal region of this protein, as described by TIGR01726, is a three transmembrane segment that identifies a subfamily of ABC transporter permease subunits, which specificities that include histidine, arginine, glutamine, glutamate, L-cystine (sic), the opines (in Agrobacterium) octopine and nopaline, etc.) — protein sequence MTRKVLSFFAVLMTVFLAIASVLPQPAQAAESEASTQFNQEKIEQGLESPGILRVGMEANYAPFNWTQTSDANGGFEISNADGQFANGYDLQIAKRLADKLGLKLEIVKLDWDGLPPALESGKIDAIIAGMSPTPERLRQIDFSDPYYNSDIVVVTRKDSPYANAKSLKDFEGARLTGQLNTFHYNLIDQVPGVKKETAMDSFPTMISSVLSDKIDGYISERPGALAALAANDDLTMVSFEEGQGFDLGDQSSSISVGLRKSSPLTSEINAALATISEDERNQIMEDMVDLNQRNQEAGFWGEVAGIWKTYSSQFIKGAANTMFIALVSTLVGFFIGLLVAIYRTIKVPKHNRLGQTLYKIVDFIIMAYIEIFRGTPMMVQAMLIFYGSKLFFNIDMSSMFAALLIVSVNTGAYLAEVIRGGIIGVDDGQSEAAKAIGMNHFQTMTYVVLPQAIRSILPALGNEFVINIKDTSVLNVIAVTELFFVTRSAAGTTYLTFQTFFITSIIYFVLTFTTTRILRLVEHKMSGSDSYTVYQSSTSEVEIHD from the coding sequence ATGACAAGAAAGGTATTGTCCTTTTTTGCTGTTTTAATGACAGTTTTTCTGGCAATTGCAAGTGTCTTGCCCCAGCCAGCCCAAGCTGCTGAGTCTGAAGCTAGCACGCAGTTTAACCAAGAAAAAATTGAACAGGGTTTGGAAAGCCCGGGGATCCTGAGAGTCGGAATGGAAGCTAATTACGCGCCCTTCAACTGGACCCAAACTTCCGATGCCAATGGGGGTTTTGAAATTTCTAACGCAGATGGCCAATTCGCCAATGGCTACGACCTACAGATTGCTAAGCGCCTGGCTGACAAGCTAGGGCTCAAGCTAGAAATTGTCAAACTGGATTGGGATGGCCTTCCCCCAGCCCTGGAATCAGGCAAGATCGATGCGATTATCGCGGGCATGTCCCCGACGCCTGAACGGCTCCGCCAGATCGACTTTTCAGATCCTTATTATAATTCGGATATCGTTGTCGTTACCCGTAAGGACAGCCCTTATGCCAATGCCAAGAGCTTGAAAGACTTCGAAGGCGCCCGCCTTACCGGCCAATTAAATACCTTCCACTATAACTTAATCGACCAGGTGCCAGGTGTTAAAAAAGAGACTGCCATGGATTCCTTCCCTACCATGATCTCATCCGTACTCAGTGATAAGATCGATGGCTATATCTCCGAACGGCCAGGTGCCCTAGCTGCCCTAGCAGCTAATGATGATTTAACTATGGTGAGCTTTGAAGAAGGCCAAGGTTTTGACCTCGGCGACCAATCCAGCTCGATTTCGGTTGGCTTGCGCAAGTCCTCCCCTCTCACTTCAGAGATCAATGCCGCGCTAGCGACTATTTCTGAAGATGAACGGAACCAAATCATGGAAGACATGGTTGATCTCAACCAAAGAAACCAAGAAGCGGGGTTCTGGGGCGAAGTCGCTGGGATCTGGAAGACCTACAGTTCCCAATTCATCAAAGGGGCAGCAAATACCATGTTCATTGCCCTCGTTTCAACCTTAGTCGGCTTCTTTATTGGTCTCTTAGTGGCCATCTACCGGACCATTAAGGTGCCTAAACATAATCGTTTGGGGCAAACACTTTATAAGATCGTTGACTTTATTATCATGGCCTATATCGAAATCTTCCGTGGCACGCCAATGATGGTTCAAGCCATGCTGATCTTCTATGGGTCCAAGCTCTTCTTTAACATCGATATGAGCTCCATGTTTGCTGCCCTACTGATCGTGTCTGTGAATACCGGAGCCTACCTAGCCGAAGTGATCCGAGGCGGGATTATCGGTGTCGACGATGGACAGAGCGAAGCTGCTAAGGCCATCGGGATGAACCATTTCCAAACCATGACCTATGTGGTGCTTCCCCAAGCTATCCGCTCAATCTTACCTGCCCTGGGTAATGAGTTTGTGATTAACATCAAAGATACCTCTGTCCTTAACGTAATCGCTGTAACGGAGCTCTTCTTCGTGACCCGTTCAGCCGCCGGGACAACCTATCTGACCTTCCAAACCTTCTTCATTACCTCAATCATCTACTTCGTCTTAACCTTCACCACGACCCGTATCTTGCGTCTCGTCGAACACAAGATGAGCGGCAGCGATTCCTATACTGTTTACCAATCATCAACAAGTGAGGTGGAAATTCATGACTAA
- a CDS encoding DUF368 domain-containing protein, protein MKNQEVSNDLFSKDWFFRIFKGALVGIGGILPGLSGGVLAVIFGLYDEILSFLGNLTKNFWQNVRYFIPVGIGFVLGILLFSFVVKEAFGAYEGLFTCLFIGFVIGTFPSLYRQAGEEGRSTADLAIMGVSAVLLFLLMVVGGSALTAVEPNFFVWLMSGALIGLGVIVPGMSPSNFLIYFGLYEKMSAGIAALDFSVIIPLALGGLICVLALAKVANWLFAHFYSKMYHFILGTVIGSSLAIFPTVVFPTFTAEGLAASGLSFFSNLLLSVLMLVAGVIFSLWFAKIEAKYSK, encoded by the coding sequence GTGAAAAATCAAGAAGTAAGTAATGATTTATTTTCTAAAGATTGGTTTTTTAGGATATTCAAAGGTGCCCTAGTTGGAATCGGTGGCATCCTGCCTGGCCTATCGGGCGGGGTTCTCGCAGTTATCTTTGGGCTCTATGATGAAATTTTGAGTTTTTTAGGTAACCTAACCAAGAATTTCTGGCAGAATGTCCGCTACTTTATTCCAGTTGGGATCGGCTTTGTGTTGGGGATCTTGCTTTTCTCCTTTGTGGTTAAGGAAGCCTTTGGAGCCTATGAAGGGCTCTTTACCTGCTTATTTATCGGTTTTGTGATTGGTACCTTCCCTTCCCTCTACCGGCAAGCTGGGGAAGAAGGGCGATCAACAGCTGACCTGGCTATTATGGGGGTCAGTGCGGTCTTACTCTTCTTGCTCATGGTTGTCGGTGGGAGCGCGCTCACAGCGGTTGAACCGAATTTCTTTGTCTGGTTAATGTCTGGGGCCTTAATTGGTCTAGGTGTCATTGTACCGGGGATGAGTCCAAGTAATTTTTTGATTTACTTTGGTCTCTATGAGAAGATGTCTGCAGGTATCGCCGCTTTAGATTTCTCAGTGATTATTCCTCTCGCTTTAGGGGGCTTAATCTGTGTATTGGCTCTAGCTAAGGTCGCCAATTGGCTCTTTGCCCACTTTTATTCCAAAATGTACCACTTTATCTTAGGAACAGTCATCGGGTCTTCACTGGCTATCTTCCCGACTGTCGTCTTTCCAACCTTCACCGCGGAAGGTCTGGCAGCTTCTGGATTGAGCTTCTTCTCCAACTTACTTTTATCTGTTTTAATGCTGGTTGCAGGGGTGATTTTCTCCCTGTGGTTCGCCAAAATTGAAGCTAAATATTCCAAATAA
- a CDS encoding mechanosensitive ion channel family protein yields MSQIQTFFTNYFSKIEWDQVISSWLGNIIQIVITVLILSIVRRLLTRSVDFYYDKAERFEKNPARQQTLRTLIQNFIQYTYYFLVIYSVLAILGVPVATLMAGAGIASVAIGIGAQGLVNDIVNGFFILLEHQFDVGDTVLINDYEGEISKLGIRTTVIKDFNGDLHFISNRNITDVTNRSRYPIRCDIDLRIYPDSDADQIEAVLKACMQEEQPNPLLAQDPIYLGVFRDSNRFNLIYRVRLFAVNGMQLDVEGKYYSKLTEALDRAGISQPESQFNTSMAMLQAREEKFNENV; encoded by the coding sequence ATGTCACAAATCCAAACTTTTTTTACTAATTATTTTTCTAAAATTGAATGGGACCAAGTCATTAGCTCTTGGTTGGGTAATATCATTCAAATTGTTATCACTGTCTTAATTCTCTCGATCGTCCGCCGCTTGTTGACTCGCTCGGTTGATTTTTATTACGACAAGGCTGAACGTTTTGAGAAGAATCCAGCCCGTCAACAAACCTTGCGTACCTTGATCCAAAATTTTATCCAGTATACCTATTACTTCCTCGTCATCTACTCTGTCTTAGCGATCTTGGGCGTTCCAGTCGCTACACTGATGGCTGGTGCCGGGATTGCCAGTGTGGCGATTGGTATTGGGGCTCAAGGTCTAGTTAATGATATTGTTAACGGCTTCTTTATCCTCTTAGAACACCAATTTGATGTGGGCGATACGGTTCTCATCAATGATTATGAAGGCGAAATTTCTAAGCTAGGCATCCGGACCACAGTCATTAAGGACTTTAACGGGGACCTACACTTTATTTCCAACCGTAATATTACGGATGTCACCAACCGGTCTCGCTACCCTATCCGCTGCGATATCGACTTGAGAATTTATCCCGATTCGGATGCTGACCAAATTGAAGCAGTGCTCAAGGCTTGTATGCAAGAAGAGCAGCCGAATCCCTTGCTCGCCCAAGATCCCATCTATCTGGGAGTCTTCCGCGATAGCAACCGCTTCAACCTGATTTACCGGGTCCGTCTCTTTGCGGTTAATGGTATGCAGCTAGATGTCGAGGGCAAGTACTATAGCAAACTCACTGAAGCCTTAGACCGGGCAGGCATTAGCCAACCTGAATCTCAATTCAATACTTCCATGGCCATGCTCCAAGCCCGTGAAGAAAAATTCAATGAAAATGTCTAA
- a CDS encoding DUF948 domain-containing protein, which produces MTWGGAAALIAAIAFAVLVVFLVLLVRELTTTIKNVSQTVEEVNDTLAVLRRDVDDLSIEAQGLLNKTNVLMDDVNGKVSTVDPLFKAIGDLGVSVSDVNDATRDLVVSIRQKDQKAQDKSASQINSQLSAGTAKEKSGAVEKLGQTAKRLKQKRYIRKVKEASESKAF; this is translated from the coding sequence ATGACATGGGGCGGAGCTGCAGCCTTAATTGCTGCCATAGCTTTTGCAGTCTTGGTTGTTTTTTTGGTTCTTTTAGTGAGAGAACTTACAACGACCATTAAGAATGTGAGTCAGACAGTTGAAGAAGTTAATGATACCTTGGCTGTTTTGCGGCGTGATGTCGATGACTTATCTATTGAAGCACAGGGACTTTTGAATAAGACTAATGTGCTGATGGATGATGTCAATGGTAAGGTGAGCACCGTGGATCCACTATTTAAGGCAATCGGTGACCTCGGCGTATCAGTTTCTGACGTCAATGATGCAACTCGGGATCTGGTAGTCAGCATCCGACAAAAAGACCAAAAAGCTCAGGATAAGTCGGCTAGCCAAATTAATAGCCAACTTTCTGCAGGGACAGCTAAAGAAAAGTCAGGCGCTGTTGAAAAACTCGGTCAGACCGCTAAGCGGCTCAAGCAAAAGCGCTATATACGTAAGGTAAAAGAAGCATCAGAAAGTAAAGCATTTTAA
- a CDS encoding endonuclease MutS2 — MNHKIFETLEFDRIRQEVKGYCQHPLASEKSQSLTAMTNRKEIQQALDEVEEFCRLDALTLEMPLGRVNDIRPSLKRLEIQASLNGQELAGILQLLTLVKGLLNFQGRLQEEEEAFEWIQTYLDQLIALAEERRALEAAIEVDGTVKDGASSRLMQIRRQLHNEENNIRRQLNQIIKSNKSAYLSDQLVTIRNDRYVLPVQHSYRHAFGGIVHDQSASGQTLYIEPQVVVESNNRLQALKREEKEEIERILAELCANLVPVLADLASNNELLGHLDFIHAKFQLAKAYQASKPVLAQVGDQLALKAAYHPYLDVDTAVANDIYFSSDYRMIIITGPNTGGKTITLKTVGLIQLMAQSGLFITAKPGSKVEVFDEIFADIGDEQSIEQNLSTFSGHMTNIIQILERVDSQSLVLVDELGSGTDPQEGAALAMAILNRLSDSQAKVMATTHYPELKAFSYEHPASINASVEFNEKTLSPTYRLLIGEPGRSNAIDIASRLGLDQDIIQEARSYISSDSHNLNDMLLSLDEQRQKFERKSKQLNQNMQKADDLLHDLKLAYQAMREDKEKYLQRAKKEANEIVEKRKKQSDKILQDIRQWQLDQGKSQVKEHEMIDKKKALDDLTYEEQQLQQNKVLKKAKKEKAAQEAAKTLEVGDEVKVIPYGQEGVVMEEREDDEWVVQMGILKMTLPRKDLKLLRKSKQAATDKPARASVKASKAKSVSSSLDLRGERYDDAMKRLDAYIDAALLANYGQVTIIHGHGTGALRKGVQNYLKRHSRVVDFHFAPYNMGGNGATIVKFKED, encoded by the coding sequence TTGAATCATAAAATATTTGAAACACTTGAATTTGACCGTATTCGTCAGGAGGTTAAGGGATATTGCCAACACCCGCTAGCTAGCGAGAAGAGCCAGTCTCTTACAGCCATGACAAATCGAAAAGAAATCCAACAAGCGCTTGATGAAGTTGAAGAATTTTGCCGCTTGGATGCCTTGACCTTGGAAATGCCACTGGGTCGGGTGAACGATATTCGACCTAGCTTAAAGCGCCTGGAGATCCAAGCTTCTTTAAATGGCCAAGAGCTAGCAGGAATTCTACAGCTATTGACCCTAGTTAAGGGCTTGCTTAACTTCCAGGGGCGGCTCCAGGAAGAGGAGGAAGCCTTTGAATGGATCCAAACTTACCTGGACCAGTTAATCGCTTTGGCGGAAGAGAGACGGGCCTTGGAAGCGGCCATTGAAGTTGATGGTACTGTCAAGGATGGAGCAAGCAGCCGCTTAATGCAGATCCGCCGCCAACTCCACAACGAGGAGAACAATATTCGCCGCCAGCTGAACCAAATTATTAAATCCAATAAAAGCGCCTATTTGAGCGACCAGCTGGTAACGATTCGAAATGACCGCTATGTTCTCCCTGTCCAACATTCCTACCGCCATGCCTTTGGGGGGATCGTTCACGACCAGAGTGCTAGTGGACAAACCTTATATATTGAACCTCAAGTGGTAGTGGAAAGCAACAACCGTTTGCAGGCTCTCAAAAGAGAAGAGAAGGAAGAAATTGAGCGGATTTTGGCTGAACTCTGTGCCAACTTAGTCCCCGTTCTAGCGGATTTAGCGTCCAATAACGAGCTGCTCGGGCATTTAGACTTTATCCATGCCAAATTTCAATTGGCTAAAGCTTACCAGGCCAGTAAACCTGTACTTGCACAAGTAGGGGACCAGCTTGCCCTTAAAGCAGCCTACCATCCCTACCTAGATGTCGATACGGCCGTAGCCAACGATATTTACTTCAGTTCGGACTATCGAATGATTATTATCACTGGACCCAATACAGGTGGGAAGACCATCACCCTTAAAACAGTAGGTCTGATTCAGTTAATGGCTCAGTCTGGGCTATTTATTACGGCTAAACCAGGTTCAAAGGTTGAAGTTTTTGATGAAATCTTCGCTGATATTGGTGATGAGCAGTCGATCGAACAGAACTTGAGTACCTTCTCTGGGCATATGACCAATATTATTCAGATCTTGGAGCGAGTGGATAGCCAAAGCTTGGTTTTAGTCGATGAGTTGGGCTCTGGGACAGATCCTCAAGAAGGGGCAGCTTTGGCCATGGCGATCCTGAACCGTTTATCAGATAGTCAAGCCAAGGTGATGGCAACCACCCACTATCCAGAACTTAAAGCCTTCTCATACGAACACCCAGCCAGCATCAATGCCAGTGTCGAATTCAATGAGAAGACTCTGAGTCCCACTTACCGGCTCTTGATTGGGGAGCCCGGACGGTCTAATGCTATCGATATCGCTAGTCGTTTGGGACTCGACCAAGATATTATCCAAGAAGCTCGCTCCTATATCTCTAGCGATAGCCACAATCTTAATGATATGCTCCTCTCTCTGGATGAACAGCGGCAGAAGTTTGAACGCAAGTCTAAGCAACTCAATCAGAACATGCAGAAGGCCGACGACCTCCTCCATGATTTAAAATTAGCCTACCAAGCCATGCGGGAAGATAAGGAAAAATACCTGCAGCGGGCTAAAAAAGAAGCCAATGAGATTGTGGAAAAACGTAAGAAACAATCCGATAAAATCCTGCAAGATATTCGCCAATGGCAGCTCGACCAGGGTAAGTCACAGGTCAAAGAGCACGAGATGATTGATAAAAAGAAAGCTCTTGACGATTTAACCTACGAAGAACAGCAGTTGCAGCAGAATAAAGTACTTAAGAAGGCTAAAAAAGAAAAAGCGGCCCAAGAGGCGGCTAAAACTTTAGAAGTTGGCGATGAAGTGAAGGTGATTCCTTATGGTCAAGAAGGCGTCGTTATGGAAGAAAGGGAAGACGATGAATGGGTAGTTCAGATGGGGATCTTGAAGATGACCCTGCCACGCAAGGATCTCAAACTTCTCCGTAAGAGCAAGCAGGCAGCAACAGATAAGCCAGCTAGAGCTAGTGTTAAAGCCTCTAAAGCTAAGTCAGTGTCATCCAGTCTCGACTTAAGAGGAGAACGTTATGATGATGCCATGAAACGTTTGGATGCCTATATTGATGCTGCGCTCCTGGCTAATTATGGCCAGGTCACGATTATCCACGGTCATGGTACAGGGGCCTTGCGCAAGGGCGTGCAAAACTATCTCAAACGCCATTCTCGGGTGGTGGATTTCCACTTTGCTCCCTATAATATGGGCGGCAACGGTGCGACCATTGTCAAGTTTAAGGAAGACTAA
- the racE gene encoding glutamate racemase, whose translation MNLPIAFLDSGVGGLTVVKEAMRQLPNESLIYIGDNARCPYGPRPEEEVSSFTNQLVDFLVKQGAKMLVIACNTASAVCLEEVRKRLDIPVIGMIQPGSRAANKATRKGRIGILGTQGTIESGAYQEALWAKNNHLELFPLACPAFVPLVESHQYQSSLAKKLVAETLADLRKKDLDTLILGCTHFPLLEQTIQHVMGKEVTLIDSGAEAVSELSILLDYLGLAESRPGQAKQQFYTTGSVRLFKEIGQDWLGQEMIVKQVKLTDL comes from the coding sequence ATGAATTTACCTATTGCCTTTCTGGATTCGGGGGTCGGGGGCTTAACGGTTGTTAAAGAAGCCATGCGTCAACTGCCCAATGAGTCCCTAATCTATATCGGTGATAATGCTCGTTGCCCCTATGGCCCGAGACCTGAGGAGGAAGTTTCTTCCTTTACCAATCAGTTGGTCGATTTCCTGGTCAAGCAGGGGGCTAAAATGCTCGTTATTGCCTGTAATACGGCCTCCGCGGTGTGTCTGGAAGAGGTGCGCAAGCGCTTGGATATTCCGGTGATTGGGATGATCCAGCCTGGTTCCCGAGCCGCCAATAAAGCCACACGCAAGGGACGCATCGGGATTTTGGGCACCCAGGGGACGATCGAAAGCGGGGCCTACCAGGAAGCTTTATGGGCTAAAAATAACCACTTAGAGCTTTTTCCCTTGGCTTGCCCCGCCTTTGTCCCTTTAGTCGAAAGTCACCAATACCAGTCTTCTTTAGCTAAGAAGTTAGTGGCTGAGACCCTAGCAGATTTGCGCAAAAAGGATCTCGATACCCTGATCCTAGGTTGTACCCATTTTCCACTATTAGAACAAACCATTCAACATGTTATGGGGAAAGAAGTTACTTTGATCGATTCAGGGGCGGAAGCCGTATCAGAATTATCGATCTTGTTGGACTATCTGGGCTTGGCCGAATCTCGGCCTGGACAAGCTAAACAGCAATTCTATACGACAGGCTCGGTGCGCTTATTTAAGGAAATTGGTCAGGACTGGTTGGGCCAAGAAATGATTGTGAAACAAGTTAAATTAACTGATTTATAG
- the trxA gene encoding thioredoxin, protein MVQALTDANFEAETQDGLVLVDFWATWCGPCRMQSPVIEQLDDEMGDQVKFTKVDVDENQETARQFGIMSIPTLLIKKDGEAVETLIGYTPKEKLEQILEQYL, encoded by the coding sequence ATGGTACAAGCACTAACTGATGCAAACTTTGAAGCAGAAACTCAAGACGGACTGGTCCTGGTTGACTTTTGGGCAACTTGGTGTGGCCCTTGCCGGATGCAAAGTCCAGTCATTGAACAATTAGATGATGAAATGGGCGACCAAGTCAAATTCACTAAGGTCGATGTGGATGAAAACCAAGAAACAGCTCGTCAATTTGGCATTATGTCGATTCCAACCCTTCTTATTAAGAAGGATGGCGAAGCAGTTGAAACCTTAATTGGTTATACACCAAAAGAAAAATTGGAACAAATTTTAGAACAATATCTATAA
- the mgsA gene encoding methylglyoxal synthase: MKIALIAHDSKKDLMIAFTTAYKEILQEHELFATGTTGKKIQEATGLKVHRYQSGPLGGDQQIGAAVSQNEMDLVIFLRDPLAAMPHEPDVNALIRLCDVYNVPLATNIGTAEVLIRGLEAGYLDWRTQYDQGAINKDIRANLAHGNPDRPIK, from the coding sequence ATGAAAATTGCTTTAATTGCTCATGACAGCAAGAAAGATCTTATGATTGCTTTTACGACAGCCTATAAGGAAATTTTACAGGAACATGAGCTTTTTGCAACCGGTACGACAGGAAAGAAGATCCAAGAGGCAACAGGACTCAAGGTTCATCGCTACCAATCTGGTCCCCTCGGTGGTGACCAACAGATCGGTGCAGCGGTCTCGCAAAATGAAATGGACTTAGTGATCTTCCTTCGTGATCCCCTAGCTGCCATGCCCCATGAGCCTGATGTCAATGCCTTGATTCGTCTCTGTGACGTCTACAATGTACCGCTAGCAACTAACATCGGAACAGCAGAAGTTCTCATCCGCGGCCTTGAAGCAGGTTACCTAGACTGGCGGACCCAATACGACCAAGGCGCTATCAACAAAGACATCCGCGCCAACCTCGCCCACGGCAACCCAGACCGACCAATCAAATAA
- a CDS encoding YtxH domain-containing protein translates to MSKNNLGSFLLGAFVGGTAAAVTALLFAPKSGEELRQDINEQARQARDTARDYKDLALEKGAAIYDTAYVAADDIRINLKESASNIKSQLAETGEEVNQQYQAAKHDIAEAYNEASDSVKESAEEGKEAAKAAGKEIKDEAKAAGEEVKAEGKAAKDQAEADAKAAKDVAKEEAKDAKDQAEAKAKA, encoded by the coding sequence ATGAGTAAAAATAATTTAGGATCATTCTTATTAGGCGCCTTCGTGGGAGGGACTGCAGCAGCAGTGACAGCCTTACTATTTGCACCTAAGTCTGGTGAAGAATTACGCCAAGATATCAACGAACAAGCTCGTCAAGCTCGCGATACAGCCCGCGATTACAAAGATTTAGCCTTAGAAAAAGGGGCTGCAATCTATGATACCGCTTATGTTGCTGCTGATGATATCCGCATTAACTTAAAAGAATCTGCAAGCAACATTAAGTCGCAATTAGCTGAAACAGGCGAAGAAGTTAATCAACAGTACCAAGCTGCTAAGCACGATATCGCCGAGGCTTACAACGAAGCATCTGATTCTGTTAAAGAAAGCGCAGAAGAGGGTAAGGAAGCAGCAAAAGCTGCTGGTAAAGAAATCAAGGATGAAGCGAAAGCAGCCGGTGAAGAAGTCAAGGCAGAAGGCAAGGCAGCTAAAGACCAAGCCGAAGCTGATGCTAAAGCAGCTAAGGATGTCGCAAAAGAAGAAGCCAAAGATGCTAAAGACCAAGCTGAAGCTAAGGCTAAAGCTTAA
- a CDS encoding amino acid ABC transporter ATP-binding protein, with the protein MTNAILNVDHLKKAFGDNVVLKDIDFSVSPGEVISIIGSSGSGKSTLLRCLNLLEEPTEGDIRFHDQSILASHFDQNKFRAKVGMVFQQFNLFKNMNVLENCVIGQEKIMKRSRKDAEQVALANLEKVGMAPYRDAMPHQLSGGQQQRVAIARALSMDPELLLFDEPTSALDPEMVGEVLQTMTQLAEEGLTMIVVTHEMAFARDVSNRICFMDKGYIVEDGEPDQVINHPKHERTKEFLTRYLAEK; encoded by the coding sequence ATGACTAATGCAATCTTAAATGTTGACCACTTAAAGAAAGCATTTGGCGATAATGTCGTACTTAAGGATATTGATTTCTCAGTCAGTCCAGGTGAAGTCATTTCCATTATTGGCTCATCCGGATCCGGTAAATCAACCCTCTTGCGCTGTCTGAACCTGCTTGAAGAACCCACTGAAGGAGACATTCGCTTCCATGACCAATCAATTCTCGCCAGCCACTTTGACCAAAATAAATTTCGAGCCAAAGTTGGTATGGTCTTCCAGCAATTCAACCTCTTCAAAAATATGAACGTCCTCGAAAACTGTGTGATTGGCCAAGAAAAAATAATGAAACGCAGCCGCAAAGATGCGGAACAAGTGGCCTTAGCTAACCTGGAAAAGGTTGGCATGGCCCCTTACCGTGATGCCATGCCCCACCAACTTTCGGGGGGGCAGCAGCAGCGGGTAGCCATTGCTCGGGCCCTCTCCATGGATCCAGAATTACTTCTCTTCGATGAGCCCACTTCTGCCTTAGACCCGGAAATGGTTGGCGAAGTTCTCCAGACTATGACCCAGCTAGCCGAAGAGGGACTGACTATGATCGTTGTTACCCACGAGATGGCCTTTGCTCGGGACGTCTCCAACCGCATCTGCTTCATGGATAAGGGATACATCGTAGAAGATGGCGAACCTGACCAGGTGATCAACCACCCTAAACATGAACGAACTAAAGAATTCCTAACCCGCTATTTAGCTGAAAAATAA
- a CDS encoding XTP/dITP diphosphatase: MKKIVIATKNPGKAKEFEMIFADYQVETLLDHPEMADIEENGRSFLENAGIKARTAAQALGEIVIADDSGLSVDALDGAPGIYSARYAGPEKSDAANRIKLLEELQDVDPSKRQAAFHCVLVVAGANGEILADYEGKLEGEILTEERGTNGFGYDSLFYVPSKGMTTAEMTAEEKAAISHRGQALAALQEDLDQGKLKL, encoded by the coding sequence ATGAAAAAAATTGTCATTGCTACTAAAAACCCGGGTAAGGCTAAAGAATTTGAAATGATCTTTGCTGATTATCAGGTAGAAACCCTTTTAGACCATCCAGAAATGGCAGATATTGAAGAAAATGGACGCAGTTTCTTGGAGAACGCCGGGATAAAGGCGCGGACTGCTGCTCAAGCTTTAGGAGAAATCGTGATTGCGGATGACTCAGGCTTATCGGTAGATGCTCTGGACGGAGCCCCCGGTATTTATTCCGCGCGCTATGCAGGTCCAGAAAAATCGGATGCGGCTAACCGCATCAAACTATTAGAGGAATTGCAGGATGTCGATCCAAGCAAGCGGCAAGCTGCCTTCCACTGTGTCTTGGTCGTTGCTGGAGCCAATGGAGAAATCCTAGCAGACTATGAAGGAAAATTAGAAGGCGAAATTTTAACAGAAGAGCGAGGGACGAATGGGTTTGGTTACGATTCTCTCTTCTATGTACCCAGCAAGGGAATGACCACCGCTGAAATGACAGCAGAGGAAAAGGCAGCCATTAGCCACCGCGGTCAAGCCCTGGCAGCCCTCCAAGAGGACTTGGACCAAGGCAAGTTAAAGCTCTAA
- the zapA gene encoding cell division protein ZapA: protein MTKNKKMRHQVVIANQDYTIVSDKSRAHVDQVVEILNQQMKEMQASHYAISTEEQALLAAVNAISDRLDLELSTESRKQSQQMASDIGGLEAEVKALKEEIHFLHKNFAKAFQRLLKEREASDSASPVDRHDQSQETTASHPSTSSDRKQGGLTKTRRH from the coding sequence ATGACGAAGAATAAAAAAATGCGTCATCAAGTCGTAATTGCTAACCAAGACTATACTATTGTCAGCGACAAGTCGCGTGCGCATGTCGACCAGGTAGTTGAAATTCTTAACCAACAAATGAAGGAGATGCAGGCTAGCCATTATGCTATCTCAACTGAAGAACAAGCTCTCTTAGCGGCAGTCAATGCCATTTCCGACCGCTTAGATCTCGAGCTGTCAACCGAGAGTCGCAAGCAAAGCCAACAAATGGCCAGCGATATTGGAGGGTTAGAAGCTGAAGTCAAAGCGTTAAAAGAAGAAATTCATTTTCTCCATAAAAATTTTGCCAAAGCCTTTCAACGTTTGTTAAAAGAGCGGGAAGCCTCTGACTCAGCCAGTCCAGTCGATCGTCACGACCAAAGCCAAGAAACGACAGCAAGTCACCCGAGCACTTCATCGGATCGCAAGCAGGGAGGCTTGACTAAGACCCGCCGCCACTAG